A region from the Lemur catta isolate mLemCat1 chromosome 7, mLemCat1.pri, whole genome shotgun sequence genome encodes:
- the TMEM132A gene encoding transmembrane protein 132A isoform X2, with protein MRARMAGRAAVAPRGPCGPWLCLLVALALDVVRVDCDQDPLDPVYLPAALELLDAPEHFRVQQVGHYPPANSSLGSRSETFLLLQPWPRAQPLLRASYPPFATQQVVPPQLTEPHQRPVPWDVRAVSVEAAVTPAEPHARVLFHLKGQDWPPGPGSLPCARLHATHPAGTAHGACRFQPSLGACVVELEFPSHWFSQGSTTRAELAYTLEPAAEGPGGCGPSGEDDPREQALPVGGVELRPADPPQYQEVPLDEAVTLRVPDVPVRPGQVFSATLLLRHNFTASLLTLRIKVKKGLHVKAARPAQPTLWTVKLDRFKGSKHHTTLITCHRAGLTEPDSSPLELSEFLWVDFVVENGTGGAVTVTRPVTWQLEYPGQAPEAEKDKMVWEILVSERDIRALIPLAKAEELVNTAPLTGVPRRVPVRLVTVDSGGALVEVTEHIGCESANMQVLQVSEACDAVFVAGKESRGGRGVRVDFWWRRLRASLRLTVWAPLLPLRIELTDTTLEQVRGWRVPGPAEGPAEPEAEAAEEERRARGCRLQYQRAGVRFLAPFAAHPLDGGRRLTHLLGPDWLLDVSHLVAPHAHVLDPRVASLEGGRVLVGREPGVTSIEVRSPLSDSILGEQALAVTDDKVSVLELRVQPVMGISLALSRGTAHPGEVTATCWAQSALPTPKQWSLCACVRALACLCLCLCAPQEVALSLWLSFSDHTLAPAELYDRRDLGLSVSAEEPGAVLPAEEQGAQLRVVVSGAGAEGLPLHVALHPPEPCRRGRHRVPLASGTAWLGLPPAPTPAPVLPSSPAQSPPATEGSTGGEWRVAGNAGAGVGVRGKFERAEEEEARKEEAEAREEEEEEEEEEEMVPAPQRVTDLELGMYALLGIFCVAILIFLVNGVVFVLRYQRKEPPDSAPDPTSPQPHNWVWLGTDQEELSRQLDRRSPGLPKAEGGCPCESGGGGEAPTQDPCPPGGTSSSSSTLARKEAGGRRKRVEFVTFAPAPPAQLPEEPVGGPAVQSILVAGEEDIRWVCEDMGLKDPEELRNYMERIRGSS; from the exons TGGACTGTGACCAGGACCCCCTGGACCCTGTCTACCTGCCAGCAGCCCTGGAGCTCCTGGATGCTCCTGAGCACTTCCGTGTGCAGCAGGTGGGCCACTACCCACCTGCCAACTCCTCTCTGGGCTCCCGATCTGAGACCTTTCTgctcctgcagccctggcccagggcccagccacTTCTCCGGGCCTCCTACCCGCCTTTTGCCACTCAGCAG GTGGTCCCTCCTCAGCTCACTGAGCCCCACCAAAGGCCAGTCCCGTGGGACGTGCGGGCTGTCTCAGTGGAGGCAGCCGTGACTCCAGCAGAGCCCCATGCCCGGGTCCTCTTCCACCTCAAAGGGCAAGATTGGCCGCCAGGGCCTGGCAGCCTGCCTTGTGCCCGTCTGCATGCCACACACCCTGCGGGCACTGCCCACGGAGCCTGCCGCTTCCAG CCATCCCTGGGCGCCTGCGTGGTGGAGCTGGAGTTCCCCTCACACTGGTTCTCGCAGGGCTCCACCACACGGGCTGAGCTGGCCTACACGCTGGAGCCCGCGGCGGAGGGCCCTGGGGGCTGTGGCCCCAGTGGGGAAGATGACCCCAGGGAGCAGGCCCTGCCAGTGGGTGGTGTGGAGCTGCGCCCGGCAGACCCTCCACAGTACCAGGAGGTACCCCTGGATGAGGCTGTGACTCTGCGGGTGCCCGACGTGCCAGTGCGGCCTGGCCAGGTCTTCAGTGCCACCCTCCTGCTTCGGCACAATTTCACTGCCAGCCTCCTGACCCTGCG GATCAAGGTAAAGAAAGGGCTGCACGTGAAGGCCgcccgcccagcccagcccaccctctGGACTGTCAAGCTGGACCGCTTCAAGGGCTCCAAGCACCACACCACCCTCATCACCTGCCACCGCGCCGGGCTCACAGAGCCAGACTCCAG CCCCCTCGAACTCTCCGAGTTCCTGTGGGTGGACTTTGTGGTGGAGAATGGCACGGGTGGGGCCGTGACGGTCACTCGCCCCGTCACGTGGCAGCTGGAGTACCCAGGTCAGGCCCCcgaagcagagaaagacaaaatggTGTGGGAAATCCTGGTGTCGGAGCGGGACATCAGAGCCCTCATCCCACTGGCCAAG gctGAGGAGCTGGTGAATACGGCACCACTGACTGGAGTGCCCCGGCGTGTCCCTGTGCGTCTTGTCACCGTGGACAGCGGGGGTGCCCTGGTAGAGGTGACAGAGCACATCGGCTGCGAGTCGGCCAACATGCAGGTGCtgcag GTGTCTGAGGCCTGCGATGCCGTGTTCGTGGCTGGCAAGGAGAGCCGGGGAGGTCGGGGGGTGCGGGTGGACTTCTGGTGGCGCCGGCTCCGGGCGTCGCTGCGGCTGACCGTGTGGGCCCCGCTGCTGCCCCTGCGCATTGAGCTGACAGACACCACCCTGGAGCAGGTCCGCGGCTGGAGGGTACCTGGCCCAGCTGAAGG GCCCGCGGAGCCGGAGGCGGAGGCGGCGGAGGAGGAGCGGCGCGCCCGCGGCTGCCGCCTGCAGTACCAGCGCGCCGGAGTGCGCTTTCTCGCCCCCTTCGCGGCCCACCCGCTGGACGGCGGCCGCCGCCTCACTCACCTGCTCGGCCCCGACTGGCTGCTAGACGTGTCCCACCTGGTGGCACCGCACGCCCATGTGCTGGACCCGCGCGTCGCCTCGCTGGAGGGCGGCCGCGTCCTGGTGGGCCGGGAGCCAGGTGTCACCTCCATCGAG GTGCGTTCCCCGCTGTCTGACTCCATTCTGGGGGAGCAGGCACTGGCTGTGACGGACGACAAAGTCTCGGTGCTGGAACTGCGGGTGCAGCCGGTGATGGGCATCTCATTGGCCCTGAGCCGGGGCACTGCCCACCCTGGGGAGGTCACAGCCACATGCTGGGCACAGTCAGCCCTTCCCACCCCAAAGCAG TGGTCTctgtgtgcatgcgtgcgtgcCCTCGCGTGTCTCTGCCTGTGTCTGTGTGCCCCACAGGAGGTGGCCCTCTCCCTGTGGCTGTCTTTCTCTGACCACACCCTGGCCCCCGCTGAGCTCTACGACCGTCGTGACCTGGGACTGTCCGTCTCGGCAGAGGAGCCTGGTGCTGTCCTGCCAGCTGAGGAGCAGGGTGCCCAGCTCAGGGTGGTGGTGAGTGGGGCAGGCGCCGAGGGGCTGCCCCTGCACGTGGCTCTGCACCCACCCGAGCCCTGCCGCCGGGGCCGCCACCGTGTGCCCCTGGCCTCTGGCACcgcctggctggggctgccccctgcccccactccgGCCCCTGTCCTCCCATccagccctgcccagagcccgccAGCCACAGAAGGCAGCACAGGTGGTGAGTGGCGGGTGGCAGGCAATGCCGGGGCCGGCGTGGGCGTGAGGGGCAAGTTTGAgcgggctgaggaggaggaggccaggaaggaggaggcagaagccagggaggaagaggaggaggaggaagaggaggaggagatggtcCCTGCCCCTCAGCGTGTCACCGACCTAGAGCTGGGCATGTACGCCCTGCTGGGAATCTTCTGTGTGGCCATCCTCATCTTCCTGGTCAATGGGGTGGTCTTCGTGCTGCGCTATCAGCGCAAAGAACCTCCAGATAGCGCCCCCGACCCCACCTCGCCCCAGCCCCACAACTGGGTCTGGCTGGGCACCGACCAGGAGGAACTGAGCCGCCAGCTGGACCGGCGGTCCCCTGGCCTGCCCAAGGCAGAGGGGGGCTGCCCCTGTgagagtgggggaggaggggaggccccaacccaggacccctgccctcctgggggcACTTCCAGCTCCTCCAGCACCCTGGCCCGAAAGGAAGCTGGGGGGCGGCGGAAGCGTGTAGAGTTTGTGACGTTCGCGCCAGCCCCTCCGGCCCAGCTGCCTGAGGAGCCCGTAGGGGGCCCTGCCGTGCAGTCCATCCTGGTGGCAGGCGAGGAGGACATCCGCTGGGTGTGTGAGGACATGGGGCTGAAGGACCCCGAGGAGCTTCGTAACTACATGGAGAGGATCCGGGGCAGCTCCtga
- the TMEM132A gene encoding transmembrane protein 132A isoform X4 — protein MRARMAGRAAVAPRGPCGPWLCLLVALALDVVRVDCDQDPLDPVYLPAALELLDAPEHFRVQQVGHYPPANSSLGSRSETFLLLQPWPRAQPLLRASYPPFATQQVVPPQLTEPHQRPVPWDVRAVSVEAAVTPAEPHARVLFHLKGQDWPPGPGSLPCARLHATHPAGTAHGACRFQPSLGACVVELEFPSHWFSQGSTTRAELAYTLEPAAEGPGGCGPSGEDDPREQALPVGGVELRPADPPQYQEVPLDEAVTLRVPDVPVRPGQVFSATLLLRHNFTASLLTLRIKVKKGLHVKAARPAQPTLWTVKLDRFKGSKHHTTLITCHRAGLTEPDSSPLELSEFLWVDFVVENGTGGAVTVTRPVTWQLEYPGQAPEAEKDKMVWEILVSERDIRALIPLAKAEELVNTAPLTGVPRRVPVRLVTVDSGGALVEVTEHIGCESANMQVLQVSEACDAVFVAGKESRGGRGVRVDFWWRRLRASLRLTVWAPLLPLRIELTDTTLEQVRGWRVPGPAEGPAEPEAEAAEEERRARGCRLQYQRAGVRFLAPFAAHPLDGGRRLTHLLGPDWLLDVSHLVAPHAHVLDPRVASLEGGRVLVGREPGVTSIEVRSPLSDSILGEQALAVTDDKVSVLELRVQPVMGISLALSRGTAHPGEVTATCWAQSALPTPKQEVALSLWLSFSDHTLAPAELYDRRDLGLSVSAEEPGAVLPAEEQGAQLRVVVSGAGAEGLPLHVALHPPEPCRRGRHRVPLASGTAWLGLPPAPTPAPVLPSSPAQSPPATEGSTGGEWRVAGNAGAGVGVRGKFERAEEEEARKEEAEAREEEEEEEEEEEMVPAPQRVTDLELGMYALLGIFCVAILIFLVNGVVFVLRYQRKEPPDSAPDPTSPQPHNWVWLGTDQEELSRQLDRRSPGLPKAEGGCPCESGGGGEAPTQDPCPPGGTSSSSSTLARKEAGGRRKRVEFVTFAPAPPAQLPEEPVGGPAVQSILVAGEEDIRWVCEDMGLKDPEELRNYMERIRGSS, from the exons TGGACTGTGACCAGGACCCCCTGGACCCTGTCTACCTGCCAGCAGCCCTGGAGCTCCTGGATGCTCCTGAGCACTTCCGTGTGCAGCAGGTGGGCCACTACCCACCTGCCAACTCCTCTCTGGGCTCCCGATCTGAGACCTTTCTgctcctgcagccctggcccagggcccagccacTTCTCCGGGCCTCCTACCCGCCTTTTGCCACTCAGCAG GTGGTCCCTCCTCAGCTCACTGAGCCCCACCAAAGGCCAGTCCCGTGGGACGTGCGGGCTGTCTCAGTGGAGGCAGCCGTGACTCCAGCAGAGCCCCATGCCCGGGTCCTCTTCCACCTCAAAGGGCAAGATTGGCCGCCAGGGCCTGGCAGCCTGCCTTGTGCCCGTCTGCATGCCACACACCCTGCGGGCACTGCCCACGGAGCCTGCCGCTTCCAG CCATCCCTGGGCGCCTGCGTGGTGGAGCTGGAGTTCCCCTCACACTGGTTCTCGCAGGGCTCCACCACACGGGCTGAGCTGGCCTACACGCTGGAGCCCGCGGCGGAGGGCCCTGGGGGCTGTGGCCCCAGTGGGGAAGATGACCCCAGGGAGCAGGCCCTGCCAGTGGGTGGTGTGGAGCTGCGCCCGGCAGACCCTCCACAGTACCAGGAGGTACCCCTGGATGAGGCTGTGACTCTGCGGGTGCCCGACGTGCCAGTGCGGCCTGGCCAGGTCTTCAGTGCCACCCTCCTGCTTCGGCACAATTTCACTGCCAGCCTCCTGACCCTGCG GATCAAGGTAAAGAAAGGGCTGCACGTGAAGGCCgcccgcccagcccagcccaccctctGGACTGTCAAGCTGGACCGCTTCAAGGGCTCCAAGCACCACACCACCCTCATCACCTGCCACCGCGCCGGGCTCACAGAGCCAGACTCCAG CCCCCTCGAACTCTCCGAGTTCCTGTGGGTGGACTTTGTGGTGGAGAATGGCACGGGTGGGGCCGTGACGGTCACTCGCCCCGTCACGTGGCAGCTGGAGTACCCAGGTCAGGCCCCcgaagcagagaaagacaaaatggTGTGGGAAATCCTGGTGTCGGAGCGGGACATCAGAGCCCTCATCCCACTGGCCAAG gctGAGGAGCTGGTGAATACGGCACCACTGACTGGAGTGCCCCGGCGTGTCCCTGTGCGTCTTGTCACCGTGGACAGCGGGGGTGCCCTGGTAGAGGTGACAGAGCACATCGGCTGCGAGTCGGCCAACATGCAGGTGCtgcag GTGTCTGAGGCCTGCGATGCCGTGTTCGTGGCTGGCAAGGAGAGCCGGGGAGGTCGGGGGGTGCGGGTGGACTTCTGGTGGCGCCGGCTCCGGGCGTCGCTGCGGCTGACCGTGTGGGCCCCGCTGCTGCCCCTGCGCATTGAGCTGACAGACACCACCCTGGAGCAGGTCCGCGGCTGGAGGGTACCTGGCCCAGCTGAAGG GCCCGCGGAGCCGGAGGCGGAGGCGGCGGAGGAGGAGCGGCGCGCCCGCGGCTGCCGCCTGCAGTACCAGCGCGCCGGAGTGCGCTTTCTCGCCCCCTTCGCGGCCCACCCGCTGGACGGCGGCCGCCGCCTCACTCACCTGCTCGGCCCCGACTGGCTGCTAGACGTGTCCCACCTGGTGGCACCGCACGCCCATGTGCTGGACCCGCGCGTCGCCTCGCTGGAGGGCGGCCGCGTCCTGGTGGGCCGGGAGCCAGGTGTCACCTCCATCGAG GTGCGTTCCCCGCTGTCTGACTCCATTCTGGGGGAGCAGGCACTGGCTGTGACGGACGACAAAGTCTCGGTGCTGGAACTGCGGGTGCAGCCGGTGATGGGCATCTCATTGGCCCTGAGCCGGGGCACTGCCCACCCTGGGGAGGTCACAGCCACATGCTGGGCACAGTCAGCCCTTCCCACCCCAAAGCAG GAGGTGGCCCTCTCCCTGTGGCTGTCTTTCTCTGACCACACCCTGGCCCCCGCTGAGCTCTACGACCGTCGTGACCTGGGACTGTCCGTCTCGGCAGAGGAGCCTGGTGCTGTCCTGCCAGCTGAGGAGCAGGGTGCCCAGCTCAGGGTGGTGGTGAGTGGGGCAGGCGCCGAGGGGCTGCCCCTGCACGTGGCTCTGCACCCACCCGAGCCCTGCCGCCGGGGCCGCCACCGTGTGCCCCTGGCCTCTGGCACcgcctggctggggctgccccctgcccccactccgGCCCCTGTCCTCCCATccagccctgcccagagcccgccAGCCACAGAAGGCAGCACAGGTGGTGAGTGGCGGGTGGCAGGCAATGCCGGGGCCGGCGTGGGCGTGAGGGGCAAGTTTGAgcgggctgaggaggaggaggccaggaaggaggaggcagaagccagggaggaagaggaggaggaggaagaggaggaggagatggtcCCTGCCCCTCAGCGTGTCACCGACCTAGAGCTGGGCATGTACGCCCTGCTGGGAATCTTCTGTGTGGCCATCCTCATCTTCCTGGTCAATGGGGTGGTCTTCGTGCTGCGCTATCAGCGCAAAGAACCTCCAGATAGCGCCCCCGACCCCACCTCGCCCCAGCCCCACAACTGGGTCTGGCTGGGCACCGACCAGGAGGAACTGAGCCGCCAGCTGGACCGGCGGTCCCCTGGCCTGCCCAAGGCAGAGGGGGGCTGCCCCTGTgagagtgggggaggaggggaggccccaacccaggacccctgccctcctgggggcACTTCCAGCTCCTCCAGCACCCTGGCCCGAAAGGAAGCTGGGGGGCGGCGGAAGCGTGTAGAGTTTGTGACGTTCGCGCCAGCCCCTCCGGCCCAGCTGCCTGAGGAGCCCGTAGGGGGCCCTGCCGTGCAGTCCATCCTGGTGGCAGGCGAGGAGGACATCCGCTGGGTGTGTGAGGACATGGGGCTGAAGGACCCCGAGGAGCTTCGTAACTACATGGAGAGGATCCGGGGCAGCTCCtga
- the TMEM132A gene encoding transmembrane protein 132A isoform X1: protein MRARMAGRAAVAPRGPCGPWLCLLVALALDVVRVDCDQDPLDPVYLPAALELLDAPEHFRVQQVGHYPPANSSLGSRSETFLLLQPWPRAQPLLRASYPPFATQQVVPPQLTEPHQRPVPWDVRAVSVEAAVTPAEPHARVLFHLKGQDWPPGPGSLPCARLHATHPAGTAHGACRFQPSLGACVVELEFPSHWFSQGSTTRAELAYTLEPAAEGPGGCGPSGEDDPREQALPVGGVELRPADPPQYQEVPLDEAVTLRVPDVPVRPGQVFSATLLLRHNFTASLLTLRIKVKKGLHVKAARPAQPTLWTVKLDRFKGSKHHTTLITCHRAGLTEPDSSSPLELSEFLWVDFVVENGTGGAVTVTRPVTWQLEYPGQAPEAEKDKMVWEILVSERDIRALIPLAKAEELVNTAPLTGVPRRVPVRLVTVDSGGALVEVTEHIGCESANMQVLQVSEACDAVFVAGKESRGGRGVRVDFWWRRLRASLRLTVWAPLLPLRIELTDTTLEQVRGWRVPGPAEGPAEPEAEAAEEERRARGCRLQYQRAGVRFLAPFAAHPLDGGRRLTHLLGPDWLLDVSHLVAPHAHVLDPRVASLEGGRVLVGREPGVTSIEVRSPLSDSILGEQALAVTDDKVSVLELRVQPVMGISLALSRGTAHPGEVTATCWAQSALPTPKQWSLCACVRALACLCLCLCAPQEVALSLWLSFSDHTLAPAELYDRRDLGLSVSAEEPGAVLPAEEQGAQLRVVVSGAGAEGLPLHVALHPPEPCRRGRHRVPLASGTAWLGLPPAPTPAPVLPSSPAQSPPATEGSTGGEWRVAGNAGAGVGVRGKFERAEEEEARKEEAEAREEEEEEEEEEEMVPAPQRVTDLELGMYALLGIFCVAILIFLVNGVVFVLRYQRKEPPDSAPDPTSPQPHNWVWLGTDQEELSRQLDRRSPGLPKAEGGCPCESGGGGEAPTQDPCPPGGTSSSSSTLARKEAGGRRKRVEFVTFAPAPPAQLPEEPVGGPAVQSILVAGEEDIRWVCEDMGLKDPEELRNYMERIRGSS from the exons TGGACTGTGACCAGGACCCCCTGGACCCTGTCTACCTGCCAGCAGCCCTGGAGCTCCTGGATGCTCCTGAGCACTTCCGTGTGCAGCAGGTGGGCCACTACCCACCTGCCAACTCCTCTCTGGGCTCCCGATCTGAGACCTTTCTgctcctgcagccctggcccagggcccagccacTTCTCCGGGCCTCCTACCCGCCTTTTGCCACTCAGCAG GTGGTCCCTCCTCAGCTCACTGAGCCCCACCAAAGGCCAGTCCCGTGGGACGTGCGGGCTGTCTCAGTGGAGGCAGCCGTGACTCCAGCAGAGCCCCATGCCCGGGTCCTCTTCCACCTCAAAGGGCAAGATTGGCCGCCAGGGCCTGGCAGCCTGCCTTGTGCCCGTCTGCATGCCACACACCCTGCGGGCACTGCCCACGGAGCCTGCCGCTTCCAG CCATCCCTGGGCGCCTGCGTGGTGGAGCTGGAGTTCCCCTCACACTGGTTCTCGCAGGGCTCCACCACACGGGCTGAGCTGGCCTACACGCTGGAGCCCGCGGCGGAGGGCCCTGGGGGCTGTGGCCCCAGTGGGGAAGATGACCCCAGGGAGCAGGCCCTGCCAGTGGGTGGTGTGGAGCTGCGCCCGGCAGACCCTCCACAGTACCAGGAGGTACCCCTGGATGAGGCTGTGACTCTGCGGGTGCCCGACGTGCCAGTGCGGCCTGGCCAGGTCTTCAGTGCCACCCTCCTGCTTCGGCACAATTTCACTGCCAGCCTCCTGACCCTGCG GATCAAGGTAAAGAAAGGGCTGCACGTGAAGGCCgcccgcccagcccagcccaccctctGGACTGTCAAGCTGGACCGCTTCAAGGGCTCCAAGCACCACACCACCCTCATCACCTGCCACCGCGCCGGGCTCACAGAGCCAGACTCCAG CAGCCCCCTCGAACTCTCCGAGTTCCTGTGGGTGGACTTTGTGGTGGAGAATGGCACGGGTGGGGCCGTGACGGTCACTCGCCCCGTCACGTGGCAGCTGGAGTACCCAGGTCAGGCCCCcgaagcagagaaagacaaaatggTGTGGGAAATCCTGGTGTCGGAGCGGGACATCAGAGCCCTCATCCCACTGGCCAAG gctGAGGAGCTGGTGAATACGGCACCACTGACTGGAGTGCCCCGGCGTGTCCCTGTGCGTCTTGTCACCGTGGACAGCGGGGGTGCCCTGGTAGAGGTGACAGAGCACATCGGCTGCGAGTCGGCCAACATGCAGGTGCtgcag GTGTCTGAGGCCTGCGATGCCGTGTTCGTGGCTGGCAAGGAGAGCCGGGGAGGTCGGGGGGTGCGGGTGGACTTCTGGTGGCGCCGGCTCCGGGCGTCGCTGCGGCTGACCGTGTGGGCCCCGCTGCTGCCCCTGCGCATTGAGCTGACAGACACCACCCTGGAGCAGGTCCGCGGCTGGAGGGTACCTGGCCCAGCTGAAGG GCCCGCGGAGCCGGAGGCGGAGGCGGCGGAGGAGGAGCGGCGCGCCCGCGGCTGCCGCCTGCAGTACCAGCGCGCCGGAGTGCGCTTTCTCGCCCCCTTCGCGGCCCACCCGCTGGACGGCGGCCGCCGCCTCACTCACCTGCTCGGCCCCGACTGGCTGCTAGACGTGTCCCACCTGGTGGCACCGCACGCCCATGTGCTGGACCCGCGCGTCGCCTCGCTGGAGGGCGGCCGCGTCCTGGTGGGCCGGGAGCCAGGTGTCACCTCCATCGAG GTGCGTTCCCCGCTGTCTGACTCCATTCTGGGGGAGCAGGCACTGGCTGTGACGGACGACAAAGTCTCGGTGCTGGAACTGCGGGTGCAGCCGGTGATGGGCATCTCATTGGCCCTGAGCCGGGGCACTGCCCACCCTGGGGAGGTCACAGCCACATGCTGGGCACAGTCAGCCCTTCCCACCCCAAAGCAG TGGTCTctgtgtgcatgcgtgcgtgcCCTCGCGTGTCTCTGCCTGTGTCTGTGTGCCCCACAGGAGGTGGCCCTCTCCCTGTGGCTGTCTTTCTCTGACCACACCCTGGCCCCCGCTGAGCTCTACGACCGTCGTGACCTGGGACTGTCCGTCTCGGCAGAGGAGCCTGGTGCTGTCCTGCCAGCTGAGGAGCAGGGTGCCCAGCTCAGGGTGGTGGTGAGTGGGGCAGGCGCCGAGGGGCTGCCCCTGCACGTGGCTCTGCACCCACCCGAGCCCTGCCGCCGGGGCCGCCACCGTGTGCCCCTGGCCTCTGGCACcgcctggctggggctgccccctgcccccactccgGCCCCTGTCCTCCCATccagccctgcccagagcccgccAGCCACAGAAGGCAGCACAGGTGGTGAGTGGCGGGTGGCAGGCAATGCCGGGGCCGGCGTGGGCGTGAGGGGCAAGTTTGAgcgggctgaggaggaggaggccaggaaggaggaggcagaagccagggaggaagaggaggaggaggaagaggaggaggagatggtcCCTGCCCCTCAGCGTGTCACCGACCTAGAGCTGGGCATGTACGCCCTGCTGGGAATCTTCTGTGTGGCCATCCTCATCTTCCTGGTCAATGGGGTGGTCTTCGTGCTGCGCTATCAGCGCAAAGAACCTCCAGATAGCGCCCCCGACCCCACCTCGCCCCAGCCCCACAACTGGGTCTGGCTGGGCACCGACCAGGAGGAACTGAGCCGCCAGCTGGACCGGCGGTCCCCTGGCCTGCCCAAGGCAGAGGGGGGCTGCCCCTGTgagagtgggggaggaggggaggccccaacccaggacccctgccctcctgggggcACTTCCAGCTCCTCCAGCACCCTGGCCCGAAAGGAAGCTGGGGGGCGGCGGAAGCGTGTAGAGTTTGTGACGTTCGCGCCAGCCCCTCCGGCCCAGCTGCCTGAGGAGCCCGTAGGGGGCCCTGCCGTGCAGTCCATCCTGGTGGCAGGCGAGGAGGACATCCGCTGGGTGTGTGAGGACATGGGGCTGAAGGACCCCGAGGAGCTTCGTAACTACATGGAGAGGATCCGGGGCAGCTCCtga